The nucleotide sequence CATTAGACCGGCCCGAGCAATCCCTCGAAGCTGCCAGCCCACAAAGGACACGAAACAGGCCTCTTCCTTTTCGCCAATTTCGCAAGTTTCGTTGTCCACCATTTCACAGCACCAAGCCCCACCTAGCGGCTCATCCCCGCCATCAGCTTCGCCACATGCTTTGCGAGCAGGTCGGCTTCCAGATTCACCCGGGCTCCCACTTTTAGCCCCGGCAAATGCGTCACCGCGAAGGTGTGCGGCGTGATCCAGAAACGCGCGCGATCCTCGCCGAGTTCCGCGATAGTCAGGGAAATCCCGTCCACGCACAGCGATCCCTTGTTGATGCACAACTTCGCGATTTCCGGCGGCAGGGAGACGTCGAAGATGTGATCCTGACCGCGTTCCTCAAGCGCGAGCACGCTGCCGGTCGAATCGACGTGGCCTTGGACGAAGTGCCCTCCGAAGCGGTCGCCTGCACGCAGGGCGCGCTCAAGATTGACGATGGCTCCGTCCGTCAGGTCGCCCAGCGAGGTGATCGCGAGCGTCTGGCCGAGCAGGTCGAAGCTCGCGCCACCTTGATCGATGTCCGCGACGGTCAGGCAGCATCCATTCACCGCGACGGACTCGCCCATTTCGAGTTCGGCGGCGAATGGGATTTCCAGCGAAAGGCGGGCTTGTTCACCGCGGCGCTCGAACGAGCGGACGCGGCCGATGGCTTCTACGAGTCCGGTAAACATGAGAGTGGTCAGTTGGCAGGGGATTCCGCGGCGGCTTCCTGAGGTGGCAGGGCGAACATTTCATCGATGCCCCGGTCAGGCAGCAGCATCATGCAGCAGGCGACGATGAACGTGGGGACCAAAGCGGCGGTGGCCAGTTTCGCGGGCGAAACTCCGTCGCCGAAGAACCGGGAAAGCAGGGCCTGTCCCGCGGGGTTCGGAGCATTCGCGATGACGGTGAGGCCGCCACCGGTCACGGCACCGGCGAGCACGGCGTATTTCAGTTGCGGGCCGAGTCCGTCCACCTGGCTCGCAAGGAAGGTGATCGCCGCGTTGTCATTGAAGGATGTGAGAATGGTCGCACCGATGAATAGTGGCCATTCGCTCAAACTCGTGATGATCGGAGCCAGCCACCACCCCTGCAGCCCTCCATGGACCACCAGGCCGGCGAGGAAAAAGCCGACAAGAATCGGTCCGCGCAGTACCACCGGCGATTGGTGATGTGCTGTTGCCTGCGAGAAGGCGAGGAAGACTAGAAAGCCACCGATAAAGAGTGGGGGGTAGTGGGCGAAGGCCACCGTGAATGCCATGAAGCCCAGATGAGTCAGTGTCACGAAAAGCGGGACAGAGCTATCCTTCTCGATCAGGTCGCCCTTGCCATCGCCATCATGATCGCCCGCTCGCAAGGCCATTTCGGCGAGTTCGTTCCTGAAAAATGCGAAGTAGAGCAAGGTGGAGATCACGATGGCAACGACCGCCTTGTCGCCGTAGTGCATCAGCATCTCCATCGTGGTCAGGCCCCATTTGGTGGCCACCATTAGCACCGGTGGAGCTGCGAAATTCGTCAGCACGCCGCCCACCGAGACATTCACGAAAAGCAAGCCGAGCGTCGCGTAGGCGAAGCGCGGCGAGGGCTTCAGCTTGTAGAATTTCTTCGCCAGCAGCATCGCGGCGATGGTCATGGCGCCCGGCTCGGTGATGAAGGAGCCGAGGATGGGGCCGATGATCATGATGGATAGCCACCATGCCGCCGGGCTCTCCTTTCCGAAGCGAGCGAAGAACCGCAGGCAACCCTCGGCGAACCGCAGCACCGGGCGCGTCGAGGCGAGCGCCATGATGATCACCACGAAGAGCGGTTCGGTGAAATTCACCCCGCTCATGTAGCTGGTCACCGTTCCGAGGTCGTAGAACCACAGCATCGCACCCAGCAGAACGATGACCCAGATGCCGAAGATCGCCTCAACCTCGCCGAGGAAGTGAAGCATCGTCGCCTTGAAGCTGACCGTTTCGCCGGGCTGCCCGGAGGATCTTTCCTCGTGTTCGTGCTGGGCCTTGTGGGCCAGCTTCGTGATCGGGATCGCAACGAAGGTTTGTAGGATGGCCAGGACGAAGATGACTGTGGCAACGATCAGGAACGGCTGCTCCTTCGCGCGAAAGGCGAGCTTTGCCCCGATGCCTTCGATTCCCCGCGCAGCTTCCTTCGCCGGGAACTCCGCCATCATCGTGACAAACTCGGGAGTCTCCATTTCATGCCCCGCCGCGGCTTGGGCAGAGTCGGGCATCGCCAGCGCGAAAAGGAAGGCGATGAGGAAAAGGAGGGCTTTCATGACGGAGGAGGCGGGTCGGGGCGGGGGATTTTCCTCGGGGAGATTCCCGCCGCAAGGGAAACCGGACGCATTGCATCCGATTCAAAGACCCTCTACGGTGACGCGCATGCGTTGGTCCCGTGCCTTTCCCGTCCTGTCGGCTTTCCTTCTCCTGCCCGGTTGCGGCCTCATCGGCGAGAAGCAAGGCAAGCCGGAGATGGTGGGCAGTCCCTTCGGTCCCACGGGCGTCCCGCCACAGTTACGCGGCAATCAGGACGGCACGGCGGTGAAGCCGGGCGGGAATGTTTCCGACGAAGCAGCAAGGGCCTTGGCGACCCACGACCCCGACACATTGGTGTGGACCGACCCCGACGATGCGGACGCGCCGTTGCCGGTGCTGGACACCCTGCTGACCGCGCCGAAGCAGAAGGGTCCGTGGTGGGATAGCGAGAGCGAGGCACTCCGCGAGTCGAAGCGCTCCGGCAAGCCGCTGCTGATCTGGTTCACCGACAGCGTCCGGAGCACCGCCTGCTCGAGCCTGAGCGAGAAACTCCTGGCGCGTCCTGAGTTCGAAGCCTGGGCCTCCGAGAACACCGTCCGCCTGGTGGTGGACCAGTCGGTGAAAGGGAAGAACATCGACGACACTACCGCGAAGGTCCTGCACTCCCGCGATCTGAAGAAGAAGTACAAGGCGAGCGGCTACCCGTCCCTGCACGTCCTCGCACCCTCTGGAGAGGTCATCGGACGCTACAAGGGCTACCGCTCCGGTCAGGAGGACTTCATCTGGGGTCAGCTCAAGCAGGCGGTCGCGCTCGCCAAGGAACGGCAGGAATCATGGAAGGAATCCCTGGCGAAGAAGGGCTACCGGGACTGGTCGAATGACAGCGGGAAGGTGATCTTCGCCAAGCTGAGCGCCTACCGCGACGGGAAGATGATCCTCGTCGAGCCGGATGGCCAGCGGGTCCGGACCAATGAAAAGAGCCTCTCGGCGGGCGACCGGGTATGGATCCAGCAGCAGAAGGAACGCCGGGGTATCCAGTGATGCCGGGCCGGGGACGATTCCCGGGTTCCCGCAGTTGACGCCGGGACTTTCCGCCCCGAATACTCCGCGGCCCCGAATCAGGACCATGGAAAACGTCATCATCATCGGCACCGGCTGCGCCGGATACACTGCCGCCATCTACACCGGCCGCGCGAATCTCACCCCCCTCATGCTCACCGGCACCCAGCCCGGGGGCCAGCTCACGACCACCACCGAGGTGGAGAATTTCCCCGGATTCCCCGAGGGAATCATGGGCCCTGAGCTGATGATGAACATGCAGAAGCAAGCCGAGAAATTCGGAGCACGCATCGAATATGCGAACGTCGAGAGCGTGGCAAAGAATGCCGACGGCTCCTTCACCGTGAAAACTTCCGCAGGCGAGCACCACTCGAAGACGGTGATCATCGCCACCGGCGCGGCCCCGAAACATCTGGGTCTGCCGAACGAGCAGTCGCTGATCGGCCGCGGCCTCACGTCCTGCGCCACCTGCGACGGTGCTTTCTACCGCGATGTGCCGGTGGCCGTCATCGGTGGTGGCGACAGCGCCGCGGAGGAGGCCACCTTCCTCACGCGCTTTGCCAGCAAGGTTTACCTGATCCACCGCCGCGACGAACTGCGCGCATCGAAGATCATGGCCGACCGCGCCTTGGAAAATCCGAAGATCGAGCCGGTCTGGAATTCCACCGTCACCGAATACCTCACGGACGACGCCGGCGAAGTCCGGGCCGTCACACTGAAGAACTTGGTGACCGGCGAGGAGAGCGAACTGGAACTGAAGTGCGTCTTCGTCGCCATCGGCCACGTGCCGAACAGCGCCTTCCTCGGCGACCTGGTGGACAAGGACGAGAACGGCTACATCATCCAGAATGCCGGACGCACCTCGACGAAGACCGAGGGTCTTTTCGCCGCGGGCGACGTGGCGGACCACTACTATCGCCAGGCCGTGACCGCTGCCGGCCAAGGCTGCGCCGCAGCGCTCGAAGCCGAGCGCTACCTCGCCGATCACGAGTGAGATACGTAACTTCCGGAATCCAGGCTGGACGCCTGATTTCCGGAAGCTATCGTTTTTATCTCATGCGTTTCAAATCCGTCGTCGCCGCGTGTGGCCTCCTTCTGGCAGGCATCCCAGCGGCGTCGGCGCAAGGCGACTACCTCGAGTGGGCGGGTGCGAACGGCTTGATGGGTCCTCTCGCCGAGCCGGATGCCGATCTGGATACGGACGGCATCACGAATCTGATGGCATACGCCTTTGACCTCGCCCCGGCGAACGACCCGGACGCATGGGAAAAGCTGCCTTCACTGGCTTTCCTCGGTGATCCGCCGGAGCCGGTGATGACCTTTGTGCTGCCCCGGGAAATCCCGCGCGACGTCAGCTACGTGGTCGAACTCGTCCGCGAGGACGGCAAGCGCGTCGAAATCGCCCGCAAGAACGGCCGTGGCCCGTGGAAGGGCACCGGCGAAATTTTCCGCCGCAAGCTGGACGATGGGTGCACCGAGATCACGGTGGAGACCCCGCTGGACATGCCGATCCCTGAGGGCGATCGCCCGCTCCGGTTGCGAGTCGAGTTCCTGCCGTGAGATTTACTAAGGGGCGGCAAGTCCTTTTGAATCAATCGATTTTAGCTCAATAGCTGTCGATCATCTGGCGTCAATTCGCGCCATGTTCCGTGCTCCACGCTGGTGAGCGGGAGTCGCCCGATCTTGGCGCGGATCAGTCTCAGCGTCGGGAAACCGACGGCTGCGGTCATCCGGCGGACCTGCCGGTTTTTCCCTTCCGTCAGCACGAGTTCGATCCAACGGTCCGGCACGCTTTTGCGGAAGCGTACGGGTGGATCACGCGGTGGATAGCCCGGATCAGGGAGCAACCGGGCTTGGCACGGCAGGGTGCGGTGACCCTTCAGATCGATCCCGCCAGCCGCGAGCTTTCGCATGACCGCCTCGTCCGGATCGCCCTCCACCTGCACGTGATAGGTGCGCGGGTGGCCGTGGCGTGGATCGAGGAAGCGCTCGAC is from Luteolibacter flavescens and encodes:
- a CDS encoding riboflavin synthase yields the protein MFTGLVEAIGRVRSFERRGEQARLSLEIPFAAELEMGESVAVNGCCLTVADIDQGGASFDLLGQTLAITSLGDLTDGAIVNLERALRAGDRFGGHFVQGHVDSTGSVLALEERGQDHIFDVSLPPEIAKLCINKGSLCVDGISLTIAELGEDRARFWITPHTFAVTHLPGLKVGARVNLEADLLAKHVAKLMAGMSR
- a CDS encoding putative Na+/H+ antiporter; translation: MKALLFLIAFLFALAMPDSAQAAAGHEMETPEFVTMMAEFPAKEAARGIEGIGAKLAFRAKEQPFLIVATVIFVLAILQTFVAIPITKLAHKAQHEHEERSSGQPGETVSFKATMLHFLGEVEAIFGIWVIVLLGAMLWFYDLGTVTSYMSGVNFTEPLFVVIIMALASTRPVLRFAEGCLRFFARFGKESPAAWWLSIMIIGPILGSFITEPGAMTIAAMLLAKKFYKLKPSPRFAYATLGLLFVNVSVGGVLTNFAAPPVLMVATKWGLTTMEMLMHYGDKAVVAIVISTLLYFAFFRNELAEMALRAGDHDGDGKGDLIEKDSSVPLFVTLTHLGFMAFTVAFAHYPPLFIGGFLVFLAFSQATAHHQSPVVLRGPILVGFFLAGLVVHGGLQGWWLAPIITSLSEWPLFIGATILTSFNDNAAITFLASQVDGLGPQLKYAVLAGAVTGGGLTVIANAPNPAGQALLSRFFGDGVSPAKLATAALVPTFIVACCMMLLPDRGIDEMFALPPQEAAAESPAN
- a CDS encoding thioredoxin family protein → MRWSRAFPVLSAFLLLPGCGLIGEKQGKPEMVGSPFGPTGVPPQLRGNQDGTAVKPGGNVSDEAARALATHDPDTLVWTDPDDADAPLPVLDTLLTAPKQKGPWWDSESEALRESKRSGKPLLIWFTDSVRSTACSSLSEKLLARPEFEAWASENTVRLVVDQSVKGKNIDDTTAKVLHSRDLKKKYKASGYPSLHVLAPSGEVIGRYKGYRSGQEDFIWGQLKQAVALAKERQESWKESLAKKGYRDWSNDSGKVIFAKLSAYRDGKMILVEPDGQRVRTNEKSLSAGDRVWIQQQKERRGIQ
- the trxB gene encoding thioredoxin-disulfide reductase, which produces MENVIIIGTGCAGYTAAIYTGRANLTPLMLTGTQPGGQLTTTTEVENFPGFPEGIMGPELMMNMQKQAEKFGARIEYANVESVAKNADGSFTVKTSAGEHHSKTVIIATGAAPKHLGLPNEQSLIGRGLTSCATCDGAFYRDVPVAVIGGGDSAAEEATFLTRFASKVYLIHRRDELRASKIMADRALENPKIEPVWNSTVTEYLTDDAGEVRAVTLKNLVTGEESELELKCVFVAIGHVPNSAFLGDLVDKDENGYIIQNAGRTSTKTEGLFAAGDVADHYYRQAVTAAGQGCAAALEAERYLADHE
- a CDS encoding pseudouridine synthase, encoding MLVAFHKPYGVLSQFTPDQPGQRTLAEFGFPKGIFPIGRLDQDSEGLILLGNEPRLVERFLDPRHGHPRTYHVQVEGDPDEAVMRKLAAGGIDLKGHRTLPCQARLLPDPGYPPRDPPVRFRKSVPDRWIELVLTEGKNRQVRRMTAAVGFPTLRLIRAKIGRLPLTSVEHGTWRELTPDDRQLLS